The following proteins are co-located in the Nocardia bhagyanarayanae genome:
- a CDS encoding HhH-GPD-type base excision DNA repair protein, which translates to MTVTLCLAQEPEADKLLSEDPFALLTGMLLDQQFPLEHAFRGPKKIADRMDGFDIHKIAEADPEAFEELAATPPAIHRYGRSMARRTQELARYVVEHYDGDTAAIWTNGDPDGKEVLRRLKALPGYGDQKARIFLALLGKQLGVRPKGWEKAAGAYSEKDSRRSAADITDAQSLLEVRAFKKRIKAEAKATAAK; encoded by the coding sequence GTGACCGTCACACTGTGTCTCGCGCAGGAACCGGAGGCCGACAAGCTCCTGTCGGAAGACCCGTTCGCTCTCCTGACGGGCATGCTCCTCGATCAGCAGTTCCCACTCGAACACGCCTTCCGCGGTCCGAAGAAGATCGCCGACCGGATGGACGGGTTCGACATCCACAAGATCGCCGAGGCCGATCCGGAGGCGTTCGAGGAACTCGCCGCGACGCCGCCCGCCATCCACCGATACGGACGCTCCATGGCGCGTCGCACCCAGGAACTGGCGCGCTACGTCGTCGAGCACTACGACGGCGACACCGCCGCGATTTGGACGAACGGTGATCCGGACGGCAAAGAAGTGCTGCGCAGGCTGAAGGCGCTGCCCGGTTACGGCGACCAGAAAGCACGCATTTTCCTTGCCCTCCTCGGCAAGCAACTCGGAGTGCGCCCGAAGGGCTGGGAAAAGGCCGCGGGAGCCTATTCGGAGAAGGATTCGCGACGTTCGGCGGCCGATATCACCGACGCCCAGTCCCTGCTAGAGGTGCGTGCGTTCAAGAAGCGGATCAAGGCCGAAGCGAAGGCGACCGCGGCGAAATAG
- a CDS encoding methyltransferase domain-containing protein translates to MPQTTAIPRDGHAPMDTYSLRPDRFDSAGQDQLVDVRDLQATLPGIRRLRTWAHDALALQPGEHAVDVGSGTGSEVIAFADAVGPTGEAVGVEPDPHLLASAERRASQLGSRAKFHSGDAYGIPFGADTFDAVLCERVFQHLTAPARAANEIARVLRPGGRAVVVDVDWDTAIVHPGDRQVVRQVLDTLVSATTNPLSGRRLPGLLTQAGLVIDDIGSHALVQDRSVGPGSLVTRISAMAVARGSITEAQRDQLLDDLERGADSGDIHLSVTMFAVLAHKPH, encoded by the coding sequence ATGCCTCAGACGACGGCAATACCTAGGGACGGACACGCGCCCATGGACACCTATTCATTGCGCCCGGATCGCTTCGACAGCGCGGGCCAGGATCAATTGGTCGACGTGCGCGACCTGCAGGCCACACTGCCCGGCATCCGGCGGCTACGCACCTGGGCGCACGACGCGCTCGCGTTGCAGCCCGGTGAACACGCCGTCGACGTCGGCTCCGGCACCGGCTCGGAGGTCATCGCCTTCGCCGACGCCGTCGGACCGACCGGCGAGGCGGTCGGGGTCGAGCCCGATCCGCACCTGCTCGCCTCCGCCGAGCGCCGCGCGTCCCAGCTTGGCTCGCGCGCGAAATTCCACTCCGGCGACGCCTACGGCATTCCCTTCGGCGCGGACACTTTCGACGCGGTGCTGTGCGAGCGCGTCTTCCAGCACCTGACCGCCCCGGCTCGCGCGGCGAACGAGATCGCCAGGGTGCTGCGCCCGGGTGGACGCGCGGTGGTGGTCGACGTCGACTGGGACACCGCGATCGTGCACCCCGGCGACCGGCAGGTGGTTCGGCAGGTGCTGGACACGCTGGTCTCGGCGACCACGAACCCGCTCTCCGGCCGCAGGCTGCCCGGCCTGCTGACCCAGGCAGGCCTGGTCATCGACGATATCGGCTCGCACGCGCTGGTACAGGACCGCAGCGTGGGTCCCGGCTCGCTGGTCACCCGTATCTCAGCCATGGCGGTGGCGCGGGGCTCCATCACCGAGGCCCAGCGCGACCAGCTGCTCGACGATCTCGAGCGCGGCGCGGACAGCGGCGACATCCATCTGTCGGTGACGATGTTCGCGGTGCTGGCGCACAAGCCGCACTGA
- a CDS encoding SRPBCC family protein, whose product MAVDVLTDIVIERPPEVVSAYAGDPANAPEWYANIRSVEWRTAPPLRVGSRMEFVAHFLGKRLVYTYEIVEYEPGSRLVMSTAQGPFPMETTYTWEAAGTGTRMTLRNRGEPAGFGKVVAPVMEAAMRRANRADLARLKALLESR is encoded by the coding sequence ATGGCTGTCGACGTGCTCACCGACATCGTCATCGAACGGCCGCCCGAGGTCGTGTCCGCGTACGCGGGCGACCCAGCCAACGCGCCCGAGTGGTACGCCAACATCCGCAGCGTCGAGTGGCGGACCGCGCCGCCGCTGCGGGTGGGCTCTCGCATGGAGTTCGTCGCGCACTTCCTCGGCAAGCGGCTGGTCTACACCTACGAGATCGTCGAATACGAGCCCGGTTCGCGGCTGGTGATGAGCACCGCGCAGGGGCCGTTTCCCATGGAGACCACCTACACCTGGGAGGCGGCCGGTACCGGCACCCGCATGACGCTGCGCAACCGCGGCGAACCCGCGGGCTTCGGCAAAGTGGTCGCGCCGGTGATGGAGGCGGCGATGCGTCGGGCGAATCGCGCGGATCTGGCGCGATTGAAAGCGCTGTTGGAATCGCGGTAG